The genomic window AATATAATCTTGAAGATGAGCCCTTGAGCCCTTCGGCAATGAAACAAGTAGATTTTCCTTTATAGGCTCCAATCTCGACAACCACGGAGAAATCATTAAGAGATCTGGCTATTTTAAAAACAATCCTCCCCTCCTTGATTCCAAAATGACCTTCTTGCTTATCTATTTCCTCTAGCCGTCGGCCCTGACTTAGAAAATCCTTCAAAAGATTTCTCATCTTAGATCACTCCTCATCCCAATTAATTCCATTTCGAATACATTTATATTCCAATTATGGAACAAATAAAGCAAAAAAAATTATCCGCGTCTCGCCACAGCAACGATTTGCCTACCCCACCATTTTCTAGTCATTAAACTGATGGGCGCCCATGACGGATCTTCACACCAGATGTCCACTTTAAAATCTCTCAGCATGGCTTTAATTTTGCCGGGCGTGCAGACATTCACATGCAAGGCCTTTCCAGCTTCTCCCCTTCCCACAACTTTGACCTTTAACGCATTCCTCATGAATTCAGCAACGTTCTTAGGCCGATACTTACCTCTCAACACACGGAAGGTCCATTTCAAAAACCGGAATGGAAGATCCAGAGCCATTTTGATCGGCTGAAGATACTTCTCATAATAAAGGTTTGGTGTCGTGATGATGATCCTTCCGTTTTCTTTGAGGATTTTCTTGAATTTCTCACAGGTTCGTCCTAACTGATCGTCATTCATATGTTCAAAAACATCAAGCATAAAAATCAGATCGTAACGCCTGGAAAAATCATGATCGGCAACATCGCCAATCTCAGCCCTGGCAAAAGACCTCATCCCGACAGGAAGCATCTGTATCGTCTGCCGGGCGATATCAACGGCCGTCCTGCTATAATCCAGACCTAATACATGAGCTCCCTTCTTTGCGCAATAATATAATAATTCGCCCCTGCCGCAACCGACATCCAAGATTTCATCGCCTTGTCGCGGAACAGCGATCTCCAGGACGTGCTTATATTTAGGGTGGATAGCGATATCCAGCCCTTGCGCGTATTCATGGCACCCTTCGTTATCATGATAATAATAATTCGCGTCGTAGAGATTGGGGTCGACGATCTTTCGATTGCTCATACGGTCTTCTCTTGGACTGTCTTAAATGAATCCGGCGCCTTACGCCGATTTTTTCTTTTTTTCGTGAAACCAGTAATAAATGCCAAAGATGCGGATAATAAACCACTCTTCGTATCTGGACCTATAGAACCAGAAAGGCGAAAACAGGTCAAATTTCGATTCCATACCCTTTGATATACGATACAAGCTAATGACCCTCCGATAATGCTATGCCGAGAGTCTTAAACAATGTCTTGAGCCGGTCTCGATACGTGTGGCGACCGTTGACAAGATCAAAACCATTTTTTGCGATCTCCATCCTCTTTTCAGAATGCGCCAGATAAAACTCGATCTTTTGCCTCATCTCGCCCTGGATATCATCGAACATGGCCAAATGCTTGTTTTCTTCAAAAAGCTCATCAACGCCGTTCCCCTTCACGCGATGCGTCAAGAACATGGCCCCCGCCCCCATAGCCTCAAAGAACCGGGCGTTGATATCGTTATGGATCGGGTAATTAACGACAATCTTGGCTTTGGAGTAAAAATCGTATAATTGTTCGCGTTCGGCACGACCGATGTAAGAATTGGGATAATAATACCTGAGCGTCTCGATGACCACCTTTCGAAGGCTGTATTTCCCTTCCGTGCCGATAAAACAGATGTCGTATAGGCGCTGATCGTCGCCCAAAAATATCTGTCCCGGCTTCAGCGCATCGGCAGCCCACGGCAGCCAATGAGCCGTAACTCTCGTATCTTTCTTCAATCGCTGGATGTCGTCTTTTTGCGCCAGGAAAAGCGCATCATAATTTGCGGCCTGTCTTCTGATTTTCTTGTAAGGTTTCTTGAGGTGGGTATCGGAAATCCACCAGGCGGCCGGGTGCAGGCGTTGAGGCATCACAATCGTATAATCTCCGTCGTCAAAGCGGATATAAAAATCGAAACCGCCCTTGACCGACTGGATCTCCTGCATATCAAATTGATGCAGCTCAAAAAGCGGATCGCGCCGAAGGATCTCCATGCAGCGCTCCCCCATCGCAACCCGGGAATTCCGATGAAAAACCAAAGCCAAGCGTTTCTTGCCCTTTGAAGAAGTTTGATTATCCAAGATCGTTATGCTCTAGCCTGCTGTTGTTTCTTTTTGCGCTTGCGGCTTTTTTTGCCCTGCGTGACCCAGAACCCATGCCACCATCCATAGAGATCATACAGGGTCTTGCGGCCCTGCTCACCCGTATAAACCCAGGGTTGCCAGCTCTTACTCCATTCCAGGATTTGTTCTTTTGTATACTTTGTGTCAATGAGCCGGACTTTAGACTCACGGAATTTGCGGCTGCAGATCTTTTGCAATTCGGCGTAATTCGACGCAGAGACCAGCTCATCCCCCTTCTGGTTCTTGAAAGGCGGCAAGGGCAAAGCGGCGCTGCACCGAAAACAATACCTGTTGATCTGGTCTTCAAAATCCTTTACCGTCCTCTTCCACCAGCCTTTTTCCAGAGGATATCCGCCAGGACCATCAAAAAGCATGTCCATGGCTGCGGCGACTTCGCAGAAAAACCCACCCTTTGGATTAATCGAAGGCGACCATTTTTCCTGTATCCAGCATTTATCGATCAAGGTACGCATGAAGGCGCGATCATCCAGCACATCTTCCATCGCGATCAAAAGAGGCTGATGCTTCTGGGTATCATCTTCATGGTCATTGTAATAAATGTTCTCGGCGAACGTCTGACGGATAATATCCCGATACTCTTTCCATTTGTAGCCGGAAGTCCACAAGAATCGCTTCTCCAGGGGCATCTTCTTGCGCAGGATTTCGCAAATCTCCCTGAATTTCGGATGAAGAGTAGGCTCACCCCCCATCACACCCACTCCTCCCGGATAGCCTTCCAAAGAATCAAGGGCCTTTTCAAACGTCCCCAAATCCATGAAATAGGGCTTGCCGTGATGTCCGACAAAGCGCGTGCAATGCAAACACTGATGTATGCATGCATTTGTAATTTCAATCTGAATCAACCATGTCTCCCCAATCGCCTTCATCCATCCCCCTCCAATCAAAGCTAAAACCAGTATGGGTTATCTGCTACTATCTAGTACTATTTTATCTAAAAATAGACGCCTCTATTATTTCTCCTCCTTAACCAAGAAATCTATTAGATCTTTATCGTTAAAAATATTCTCTATTGCAGCAGAAAATGCGCAATTGACTACTTTGGCATTTGTTTCTTGCGAACCGAGAAAACAAGTTCTGATCTCTCTTTGCCCATGATACATCTTTTCATATGTTTGACCCGCAGCATTTGTTGCAACAATCTTAATTGTGGATTTTCCGATATTGCCACCTGTCCAAAAGCCCATTTCTACATCATAAGCAAGAACCCTTAATTCAACTTTCATCGATGTAGCTGATTCATCTTTTGCCACAGGAAGAAAGCCTTTCTTCCGCAGCCCATCCGACATCGCCGTTTGCAAAATTTCTGGCACATCTTGATCAGTCGTAATCTTGGCCGTCTTCATCCCATAAACATTCGATCTATTGCCAATGATCCGATCTTCTCTTTCATCTACAACGCATAGACCGATCTTTTTACCAGCGCCTACCTGAGAAGATAAAATATTTGCTGAAGGTTCAACTTTCAAATTTTGGCTGATATAAGCGCACCCCGATACTAAAAAAGATAGGAAAATAAAGCAGGCTGTCTTTCTCATTCTATATTCCCTCCCCGTTTTTCAGCGACAGTCACATCCCCGTTGAGGTCCGATCACTTGTTTTCCCCTCCTAGGTATGAACAACCGTCCCAATCATTTTCCCAGTATCATTCCTTAAATTGCCCCTTCTAGTGAAGAATTAAAGAGTGCTGCGCTCTACTCTGAATAAACGCAAATAACCCAATTAAAATAGGCGGTATTAATAAAACAATTAAAATTATAAAAATTTTGATTTTATTAATACCGCCATATCCTTTAAATTTATTGTTATAAATTTTGCTGGCCAGCCAAAAGAAATATAGACTCCCTAATTCTAAAAAAATTATTAATACTAAATTCAATTGATAATCTAAGTATTTTCCTAGAGGATTTAGAATAAGAGCAACACCAAGAGTACTAACAGCAATCTTTTCTTTATTATTTTTTATTGATATTATTCCCATAAAAATTAAGATTAATCCAATATTGACATAGAGCCAAAAATCTCCGTATTTAATAATATCTTGAGATTTGATAAAAATCGTTTTTAATAATTTTACCAGATCAGAAAATATTAAAAGTGTGTAAAAACCGAGTATGTATATAAATTTAAATTTTTCAAGAAAGCTAAATTGTTTTTTCACTGTATTATTTTGTATTTGCATTTTTAATCACAGGGTAATGATATTGCTGCTCTCCATAAATTGGAACCCACGCTCTCCTAGCTGCATCAACTGCATAAGTTATGCTTGATGCGACAACAGCAGCGCCAGCCAAAAGATTAAAAGGAAAAGATGCAGCTGCGGCAACAATCACTCCTACTCCTAACCCCCATCCAGACTGTATCATAGAACTCGTATAATCCCCCCAAAAAAGACCATGATTGAAATACTTGCCTTCTGTACTTACATTAAGCCAATTTTCAGATGGAGCGCTATCTAGAACACGTATAAACTTGTTCTCTGAAACAGCTGCTATTTTTGCAGCAGTCTTGAGCTGTCCTTCGACTCCGCCTTCTTCACGTGCCGCATCCAAGGTCTGTTGCAGATTAGCAGCTCTCTTTTGCTCAGTCTGTTTTTCAGTTTCTGTTTTTGGTTTTCTGTTTCCTGACTCCGCAACTCTATTTGCAAGATAACCGACAGAACTATATAACGCCCCCATCCAGGCACCTTGACCAAGGTCGCCACCAAAGATTGCCGCTCCAATAGCACCGCTCCCTGCGCCCCCAAGTACCGCAGCAGCAAAACCTGGCCAGAATTGATCACCAGCCGAATAACCTAACCCACATCCTATGCCAGCGCCTATTCCTCCAACCAAAGCGTTCATTCCAATATCGCCACCGTAAGCTGCTCCATTTATGGCACCTGATGCAGCCCCTCCGGCTGAAGCTCCGACAAAAGCCCACGCAGGTCCCCACAATGAACTTGCTGCCGTTGCTCCCGCGCCAATTAAACCAGCTCCCAAGGCACCTAATAACAGACCTTGCCAAACAGGTTGATCATTAACTGCTGCTGATATTGCTCCTAAAATCGCGCCGATAATTATAAACCAAAAATGCCCACTTGGATCCATGTAATTCAGCGGATTATTGCGGCAATAGGAATAACGATTCAGGGATTGAGGGTCGTAGGGCGCCTGGACAACGGTGTCGGCTGAAACGAAGCGGCCGATTTCGGGATCATAGTAGCGCGCGCTGTAGAAATAAAGCCCCGTTGCATCCAGCTCCTTACCGGTGAATTTGTAATCCGTGACATCCACGCCTTCGTTTTTGGAAACACTACCATAAGGCGCGTATTCCAGATGTTGGACCTGCTGGCCGTTCTGATCGGTAACAATGCTTGAAGACCCCAGATGATCTCCATGATAATAGTTTATGTCTGCCGACCCGCCAGCCACAGATTTAATGCTGCAAACTCTCGTCGATCCTGCAAAGACATGTTTAATCTGCGTAAGCTGATTTCCGGAATCTGTGCAATCGTCCTTTTCAAAGAGCGATCCGATATAAGTTGTGGTCCGGGTTTCGTTGTCGGCGGTTCGAGAAACCCTTACCCGCCCTCCGTCCCCGTCATACATAAATGACGTCACGGCATCGGGTTGAATTATCCTAATTATACGATTTTCAACGTCATATTCCAGGGTTTTATTTTTTCCTGACGTCATGTTTCCATTGGCATCGTACTCGTAGCTATAACTGCTTGCGGACGTCACGGCATGTGGCCCGGCATTCGCGCCGTATAGCATAAAACCAACATCAGACTTATACGTCATGTTGCCAATGGCATCGTATTGAAAATTATGATTGGATACGCCGTCTCCATCGGGAATATTCTGCGCGGAAGTCAAGCGATCCAGCTCATCATAGCCGAACGTGCGGATATTATTACGCAGATTATCCGTTAAGGTCGCCACATTGCCGTTTTTGTCAAAGATATAGTTCAAATCCTGCAGATGGACGCTTCCGCTCACCGTGTCTATGCGCGCCAATCTCAAATCCTGGCCATAGCTATAATCTGTGCTTACACCATTACCATACCGAATACGACGTATGCGCCCTTGACTGTCATAGTCTATTGAATTTACGTAATCCGTTGAGGTCGAAGTACTGGACACTCTTTCCAGAAATCCGGAATTGGTATCGTAAGAATATTCGACTGCTTCGCTATCGGGATAAATCAATTTTGTCAGACGATCCCAGGCATCATATTCTCTTTGAACCTCATATGCGTGAGCATCGACAGTCTTGACGGACTTTATTTCCCGGCCAAGCTTGTCATAGAAGAATTCCGTCGTCCCGGAACCATCGACGACTTTCGACAGGCGGCCTATGCAGTTCTCCTTGGCTGCTTCATCGTAAATATATGTTGCAAGTATTTGCCCATCGACTTGCTTGCCGGTCAGCCGATTCAAATCATCATAACTGAATTCCAGAACCTGATTTTTTGCATCGGTCTGCTTGATTAAATTTCCCAAAAGATCGTATTCATATGTCCAGACCCCCATATCGGGATCATCCATTTTGATCTTGCGTCCCGCAGAATCATACCAGATTTGCGAAATATTCCCTTGGGTATCTGTCACCTTAAGCAAGTTATCTTGGATATCATAGTCGTAAACTGTCTTGTATACCCCACCTTGGGTGAATTCCGTGACTTCAATAACATTGCCGTAAATGTTTTTTAGGATTCCCTTCTTGTGGCCCATCGGATCAACAGTCTCAACATAAAGCGGTGTCACATAGAAAACCTGGCTTTCGGCGTCTTTGGCCGTCCCCGGAAAATCTGATATCGTCTTTGTGATGCGGCCGCGAATATCGTATTCGTATCGCACATATGAAATCTGGGCTTCCGGCTCATCGACATAATGCGCAATTGATTCCTTTTCGACCCGGCCTATATTGTCGAAATAGGTCTCAGTCGAAACCTGACGGCTATTTTCTCCGTCCTCACCGTTTGAAACCGTTTTGTATTTTCTAGCCAGGCCATCCACATATTCCGTTTTTTCAAGATTGCCCTGCCGGGAAGCTTTGGTATTGAAATCAGGATAATTGAATTCTGTTACAACTTCACCATAAGCGTTCATTGTCTGGACAGGACGACCGAGAGAGTCATAAGAGGTCGAGCTCATATTACCGTTAGGATCTGTCGACTGGATGATCACGCCCAATTTTGGGTCATAAACGTAAGAAACTACGTGGCCTAAAGTATTAGCGATATTCAAAGGAAAGGAATTGAATACCGTCTCATATTCCGTCGTCACTGTACGGCCCAAAGCATCTGTCGTCGCCACCACATTACCAAAAATGTCGTATAAATAACTGCGGGCGACCGATTGCTGACCGCCCGTTAAAGGATTGACGACAACCATAGACTCCTTGCCTACATTGCCACGCGAATCGTATTCAAAGCTTTTTTTCGTCACGACAGCATCGTCTTTATCCTTCAAGATAACCTCTAACGGCCTATTCAAACCCGTCTCATAGGCGCGTGCAAATGTTGTTTCCGTCGTTTTTTCATCGCCTTCTTTTAAAATGTCTCCCAGACTCCTTACCTCAAGGGGGTTGCCTATAGCGTCATAATCAAATTCACTGGCTGTGCTTAATACAGAGCCATCCTCCTCCCACACAATCGTGTCCTGACGAATCAAAGCAGGAAACCCAAGAACATTATCGGCAGGACCGGCCTTCCTGACATCGTAGGTATTGCTCGCCTGACTGATTTGACGGCCATTCCCATCAAATGCGGCAATCTTTTCTATCTGCCCCTTCAAGGCGCCATCCTGATCAAGCTTACCCTGATAGAAATACGTTTCCGTGTAATTTCCCGTAACGGGATCAAGTGCCTTAACTTTCCCAAATCCGCGGAATTCACGCTCAACGGCATCATAATAGCCACCCGAAAAGACAAACTGCTGATTATAAGATTCTTGCGGTGATCCAAGGGGCAGCGTATCAATGATCTTAATCTCGGATGCCACCTGCACCGGAAACGGCAGCCCAGGATTATCTGCGATAGAAGCATAAGAATACACAATTTCCGTCTTACCTCCGATACCATTAGCAATCTGCCGAAGCAGATCTGGCGGCCTTTGATCGGTAATCTGCGTTTTCCATCGTAAAATTCCAATCAATTCATGGTCATAGCCGGCGCGATCGGATATGCCATCGCCGTTAAAATCACCAGTTGTAACGAATTCATCGGCACTGCTGCCAAAACTCCCCAAGAGTCCTTTTGTCGAAAAATTTTCTCCGGTCGAAACCGCGTAATACCAATCCTGGCTGGATTTGTCCCAATATCCAACATCTGAAATCCCATCGTTGTTATAGTCTGAAACTACGGGCTCTTTGCCGGCCCCGAATCCTGAAATCCAAACGCCGCCGTCCAGAAAAGTCCTACCATTGGAAAGCGCGACCTTATATTCACCGCTTGATTTCTTAACAAGGCAGAGGTCTGCCAATGAATCTCCGTTAAAATCCCCCATCAACATCGAATAATTCGTTCCAAAACCGGCCAGCCACGTCGTCATGGCACCAAAACCGCTGCCTTGGCTTAAAACGACTCGCACCTCTCCTGTTTCTTTGTTATATAACCCGAAATCACAATATTTATCTCCGTTGAAATTCCCAGAAAAAACAAGCCATGATGAAGGATTTTCCGTAAAATCCAGCCATAACGCAGGCAAAGACAATCCGCTTCCCGTCGATAAGGCTATACGCAGTTCACCGTTCGTCTTGTTATACAGTCCGGCATCGGCTTTTCCATCACCATTAAAATCTCCCCCTACCGGAGATACATCGACACCAGTCGTCCCCGACTGGAGCCAGTCAGAGGCATTCGTAAAAACACCACCTTCTGAAATCGCTACCTCCCAAACCCCTGTTGCGCCGTTATATAGCCCCAGATCGCACAGAGCATCGCCATCGAAATCACCCATGATCGGAAATATCAGATTCGTTGAGGCATTCGGATCTACGACATCCACGCCGACCGAACTCTCGACACTTAAACCGCCTGTATCTGCGACAACTACTGACACCGCGTGGTCTCCTGCATCATCAAAAGAAATCGTTTTCTCATACACGCCATCGAGATCACCGGAGGCTATTTCCTGGCTGTCTTTCTTCAAAATAAAGGTCAACCCGTCTCCATCCGGATCGCTGCTCGATATCCGGACTATCACATCTTCGCCTTTGTTGATAGTATATGTACTCAAGCTTAAAGCGACTTCCGGCGATCTATTAACATTATTAACAACAATGGTTCCGTTTTCGGTGACAGTATCGATGCCATCCGAAGCCGTGACGCTATAAGGATAAGAGCCAGCATCATCATATCCTGTCAGCCATTTTCCCGCCGTATCCCAAGGAGACGAGTAATAATAAGTGATGGCATCGCCATCTGCATCGGTCGCTTGAGGAGTTACAACTGCTAATTGGCCTTCCTGAACCGTAATATCGGACAAAGCTGCCAAGACAGGCGGACGATTGACATTTTTGACATTAACCTTAACATCTTGGTTGGCAACAAGACCGGTGGCATCCGTGGCTCTAACTGTGACGACATACATTCCTGCGTCATCATAGTCTGTCTGCCACCGGCCCTGTGCATCAAACGGTGCGCTAAATGCATACACGATCTCATCATCATCCAAGTCTGTCGCATGCGGTGTAATCACAACCTCCTGGTTTTCGTCCGCATAAATGTCCGGAATAAAATCAAGAACGGGCGCATTATCCACGCCTTCTACCTGAAGAGTCACTTCATTCGAAGAAACGGGGTTCCCTTCCATATCTTTTGCTTTAAATATAACCACCTCTGTCCCAAACCAACCCTGAGACTGGGAAAAACTTACCTCGTTCGTCACAGGATCAATCTGCACGACAACGCTCTGATTGCCGCTAACCGAATAATCCAAAGCATTACCGTCAAAACTCAAAAAATAGTCATCCAGATCGAATGCATTCGTTTTAACCCCGTTCTCAAGCCAATTCTGGTTAGGAATAATATATGCCAAAAGAGGCGGGGTCGATTTCGTCGTTGCAACATAACCGCTTTCCAGAACAAAAGTTGCGCTATTGGTCCGGCCAACACACGATTCACCAAAACTATCCTGGCTGACAGCAAAACCCGATGCCACACGACTGCCTGCACCTTGAACAACAGCGCCACTTTGTATTATCAGGCTTGAACCGGCCATACTGAATGCCAATGCCTCCCTGGCGCCGCCAAACACCAGCATATGAGCACAGATCAAAACAACCGAGACTATTTTTTGCATAAATACCTCTATCTTAGTTATTGCTCTGGTATTCGAAGGCCTGTTTAGGGAAACAGGAACCATCGCCTGCGCACTGCTGGAATGACGCCACAACAGAACGATCCGTGTCATCACTCTTGCCATATTCGATGACATAACGCCAAACCAGATCGCCGTTACACTTTGCCAGGATTTCCTTAAGGCGCTTTGCTGTTTCTATCTTTGTCCCGCTAATATAGCTAAATACATGGTCTGCCCTGTCCTCCAGAACAAAATCAACTGAATTCCTGCCCGTAACGCCGGCATTTTCGTTTCCTGTATAAATGATGCGCAATAAGTATGTTTTCCCGGCATCTTTAGCGTAGTCATATTTCACATCGTTACCATTTGTATCCAGAACCCTGGTCAAATACCAACTAAACGTCCCTCCCCAACCCGCCTCCCTGCTTTCATCCGTCTCGCCGAACTTCAAGACATTGCCGTCCTTCCCCAAAGCTCGCCAGCTGTCATTGCTCTCCTTATAAAATCTAGTAAATGAAGACTCAATCTTTGTTTGATACAGGTTATCAACCAAATGCACCAATTCCGTTGTCCCAGCATCCGTAACTAAATAGAACGTATCTTTGGTATCATCATAAGTCGGCACGCCAAGCCGCGTTGAACGGACGATATATCCTTGTTTCAGATCAAACCCCATGCCCAACCAAGAATTCGCATTTGAAGAACGATAGACAAGCGCAAGCGAAGGTTGGATGCTTTTCCGCCCCGGCGCCACGGTGATCGGAAAACTATGGCTGAACGCCCCTGTTAGAAGATCCGGCAACGGAATCTTTACCCCGCCGCCAATCGGCGCACCTTGAGACACAAGGCTCATCAAAGCCGCATATGTGGAAAAATGATCCACTGAAAAAGTCACGCTATAACCATCTGAAGAAATAACCGACGTTTTTCCTGTAGAGATGATCTTCTGTTCGACGCTATCATAGAGCCCCAACTCAACCGGAGTCCCCGGAATACCAGCCTGGTCCAATCGATAAATAAGTTGAACGGGGACATTAAAAACCAAACCATAAGGCTTGCATTCAACAACATTCAAAAGCATCGTCTGGTTTGGAATGGCCCCTTCCATGAACTCTGGATTCACGGGGAGTATCTCAAAACCACGCGCTGTAGACATGGCTCCTTCCGGAATAATCAATCTTGTCTTCCCGTCAGATGAGAGGACTTCGCCTCCCTCGGGCCCTATGATTGTCCCTGGTTCTGTGATCGTGCATGCACCCTTTTTTGTCCAACCGGCTTTTAATCCCCCAGCATCCTGCATATAGAGGTATATGTTCTTTGCGCCCAAAAACGTCTCCTTGAATGAAACCACCCAGCGAATTGTCATCCTCGAGCCGCTACCTGAAACGCTTGTCTGCGAGCAATCCATCCTCACATATGAATTCTCAAGTATTCGCGCTGCTCCGGGAGCATATCCTGTCCCCCATGAAGTATTGGTATCGTTACGTAAATAAAGTTTATTGGTTGCCCGGTTATAATAGGCCTCGAATGATTTTGCCTTGTTTGTCGATACGTTCACATGGATGTAAGCCGTCTTGATATTTGTCCACCCGTCCGCATCGTTATACTCGACAGTAAATGTCATATAATTGTTTGCTGAAATAACCGCGTTAGACGGAGAAACGGAACCCAGCGTAGGCGATGTAGCAAAAACAGAAACCGGGAAAACAGACAATAAGCCCAAAACAACAAGAAAGCTTCTCATAGAGATCCTCCTGCGTTTCAACCACAAACAAAATGATTCAGGATTACGGCGCGCGCAGAGTATGTTGTCTCTGCATAAACCGCAATGGCGGGGCATGCCTTTTTTGAGGAATTGTTCGGCGAGTTTTTCTTTGAGCTCGAATGTAATCATACTTACTGATTTATAGCTGAACATAATTTTTGTTGCAATAACGAGTATACATCTTGTTCCATTTATGTCAACTATTATTTTTCCATAAATGGAACTAATCTTACAACTTGTTGCATGCCAATTTGATACAATTTCCTTATTTTTTGAATTTACTCATATAATATTTCCAATTTTGTTTGACTTTTTGTTCCATTTATGATATCTTTAAACAAAGGAGAAGGCTATGAAATTAGGCGAAAAACTTAAAGCATTAAGGAAACAGAAGGATCTTACGCTGGATAAACTCTCCGAGCTTTCTGGGGTCGCCAAGGCCACATTGAGCCGTATTGAAAATGGCGTCACAACCGGGAATCTCAATACCCATCTTAAAATATGCGACGCTTTGGGTGTCAACCTTGGGGAGCTTTATAAGGGGCTGGAGAATGCCGAGGAAAAAGTGGTCGCCTTTGATGAAAAGACAATAAAAGAGGCGGAGGTTTTCAATTACGACGAAAAGGTATCATCTATCATTCTGGCCAGACAAACCGGGAAAAAGAAAATGCTACCCCAGCTTTTAATCATAGAGCCGCAAAAAGGAACACCAGCAGAAGAAAATTCCCCTGGAACGGATAAATTCATCTTTTGCCTCGAAGGAGAAACAGAATTAAAGATCGGAAACAAAGCCTATCAGCTTAAAAAAAATGGCAGTACTTACTTCGATGCATCCCTCCCTCACTCTGTCAAGAACACCGGCTCAAAACCCGCAAAGCTGATCACCGTCGTTAGTCCGGTCGCTTTATAATCAGACAACCCATTAACTTTCACCATGGGAGGAAACATGACAGCTAAAAAAAGAATCTTAATATGTGATGACGAAGAAGGTATTAGAGAATCTTTAAAGTTGATCCTTGAAAACGATTACGATCTAATCTTTAGCTGCAGCGGTAAGGAATGTCTTGAAAAACTTGAGCGCCATAGAGACATCAAACTCGTCCTGCTCGATATTAAAATGCCCAAACAAAACGGCCTTGAGGTCACCCGTGAAATTAAACGCGTACGGCCTGAAATCAAAATCATCATCGTCACCGGCTATGCCAGCCCTGAAATCGCTCAAGAAGCCATGTCTGCAGGCGCCGATGACTACATCCCAAAACCCTTTGCTTCAAAAGAAATCCTCAAAAAAATAAGCGAGTCCTTCTAATTTCATGCCCTCAATAAATTGGTTCTTCATTTCAAGCCTTTCTCTCAGCATAACATCCTTAGTTCTTTCAATTTTACTTCTGGTTTTTGGAAAAGAAAAAGTACATAAAATGTGGGTTTTTTTCAATGTTTCTCTTCTTGCCTGGGGAACATCCGCTACCATAGCCAGCACTCTCCCCCTTTCTCATATCAATCTTGCCGATCTAT from Patescibacteria group bacterium includes these protein-coding regions:
- a CDS encoding YajG family lipoprotein, whose amino-acid sequence is MRKTACFIFLSFLVSGCAYISQNLKVEPSANILSSQVGAGKKIGLCVVDEREDRIIGNRSNVYGMKTAKITTDQDVPEILQTAMSDGLRKKGFLPVAKDESATSMKVELRVLAYDVEMGFWTGGNIGKSTIKIVATNAAGQTYEKMYHGQREIRTCFLGSQETNAKVVNCAFSAAIENIFNDKDLIDFLVKEEK
- a CDS encoding class I SAM-dependent methyltransferase, with protein sequence MSNRKIVDPNLYDANYYYHDNEGCHEYAQGLDIAIHPKYKHVLEIAVPRQGDEILDVGCGRGELLYYCAKKGAHVLGLDYSRTAVDIARQTIQMLPVGMRSFARAEIGDVADHDFSRRYDLIFMLDVFEHMNDDQLGRTCEKFKKILKENGRIIITTPNLYYEKYLQPIKMALDLPFRFLKWTFRVLRGKYRPKNVAEFMRNALKVKVVGRGEAGKALHVNVCTPGKIKAMLRDFKVDIWCEDPSWAPISLMTRKWWGRQIVAVARRG
- a CDS encoding radical SAM protein, encoding MKAIGETWLIQIEITNACIHQCLHCTRFVGHHGKPYFMDLGTFEKALDSLEGYPGGVGVMGGEPTLHPKFREICEILRKKMPLEKRFLWTSGYKWKEYRDIIRQTFAENIYYNDHEDDTQKHQPLLIAMEDVLDDRAFMRTLIDKCWIQEKWSPSINPKGGFFCEVAAAMDMLFDGPGGYPLEKGWWKRTVKDFEDQINRYCFRCSAALPLPPFKNQKGDELVSASNYAELQKICSRKFRESKVRLIDTKYTKEQILEWSKSWQPWVYTGEQGRKTLYDLYGWWHGFWVTQGKKSRKRKKKQQQARA
- a CDS encoding glycosyltransferase, giving the protein MDNQTSSKGKKRLALVFHRNSRVAMGERCMEILRRDPLFELHQFDMQEIQSVKGGFDFYIRFDDGDYTIVMPQRLHPAAWWISDTHLKKPYKKIRRQAANYDALFLAQKDDIQRLKKDTRVTAHWLPWAADALKPGQIFLGDDQRLYDICFIGTEGKYSLRKVVIETLRYYYPNSYIGRAEREQLYDFYSKAKIVVNYPIHNDINARFFEAMGAGAMFLTHRVKGNGVDELFEENKHLAMFDDIQGEMRQKIEFYLAHSEKRMEIAKNGFDLVNGRHTYRDRLKTLFKTLGIALSEGH